In Choloepus didactylus isolate mChoDid1 chromosome 18, mChoDid1.pri, whole genome shotgun sequence, a single genomic region encodes these proteins:
- the BTBD17 gene encoding BTB/POZ domain-containing protein 17, giving the protein MLRTGHAKPGNWGSCWAMLTLVGLATRAAQRADVGGEAAGTSINHSQVLLQRLQELLRQGNASDVVLRVQAAGTDEVRVFHAHRLLLGLHSELLLGLLRNESEVVLQESRDCAAVFDKFIRYLYCGELTVLLAQAIPLHRLATKYGVASLQRGVADYMRAHLAGGAGPAVGWYHYAVSTGDEALRDSCLQFLAWNLSAVVGSAEWAAVSPELLAQLLPRSDLVLQDELELFHALEAWLGRARPPPSVAERALRAIRYPMIPPAQLFQLQARSAALARHGEAVADLLLQAYQFHAASPLHYAKFFDVNGSAFLPRNYLAPAWGAPWVINNPARDDRSTSFQTQLGPSGHDAGRRVTWNVLFSPRWLPVSLRPVYADAAGTALPAARPEDGRPRLVVTPASSGGDAAGVSFQKTVLVGARQQGRLLVRHAYSFHQSSEEAGDFLAHADLQRRNSEYLVENALHLHLIVKPVYHTLIRTAK; this is encoded by the exons ATGCTTAGGACAGGGCATGCCAAGCCTGGGAATTGGGGCAGCTGCTGGGCCATGCTGACCTTGGTGGGCCTGGCCACTCGTGCAG CCCAGAGAGCCGATGTCGGCGGGGAGGCAGCGGGCACCTCCATCAACCACTCCCAGGTGCTGCTCCAGCGCCTGCAGGAACTGCTGCGGCAGGGCAACGCCAGTGACGTGGTTCTGCGGGTGCAGGCCGCGGGCACCGACGAGGTCCGCGTGTTCCACGCCCACCGCCTGCTGCTGGGCCTGCACAGCGAGCTCCTCCTGGGGCTGCTGCGCAACGAGAGCGAGGTGGTGCTGCAGGAGTCCCGCGACTGCGCCGCCGTCTTCGACAAGTTCAtcag GTACCTGTACTGCGGCGAGCTGACCGTGCTGCTGGCCCAGGCCATCCCCCTGCACAGGCTGGCCACCAAGTACGGCGTGGCCTCCCTGCAGCGGGGCGTGGCCGACTACATGCGCGCGCACCTGGCGGGCGGCGCGGGCCCGGCCGTGGGCTGGTACCACTATGCGGTGAGCACCGGGGACGAGGCCCTGCGCGACAGCTGCCTGCAGTTCCTGGCTTGGAACCTGTCGGCCGTGGTGGGAAGCGCCGAGTGGGCCGCCGTGAGCCCCGAGCTGCTGGCGCAGCTGCTCCCGCGCTCGGACCTGGTGCTGCAGGACGAGCTGGAGCTGTTCCACGCGCTGGAAGCGTGGCTGGGCCGCGCGCGGCCGCCGCCCTCCGTGGCCGAGCGGGCGCTGCGCGCCATCCGCTACCCCATGATCCCGCCGGCGCAGCTGTTCCAGCTGCAGGCGCGCTCGGCCGCGCTGGCGCGCCACGGCGAGGCGGTGGCCGACCTCCTGCTGCAGGCCTACCAGTTCCACGCCGCCTCCCCGCTGCACTACGCCAAGTTCTTCGACGTCAACGGCAGCGCCTTCCTGCCCCGCAACTACCTCGCGCCCGCCTGGGGCGCCCCGTGGGTCATCAACAACCCGGCCCGCGACGACCGCAGCACCAGCTTCCAGACGCAGCTGGGCCCGAGCGGCCACGACGCGGGCCGCCGGGTCACGTGGAACGTGCTCTTCTCGCCCCGCTGGCTGCCCGTCAGCCTGCGGCCCGTCTACGCGGACGCCGCGGGCACCGCGCTGCCCGCCGCGCGCCCCGAGGACGGCCGCCCGCGGCTGGTGGTGACGCCGGCCAGCAGCGGCGGCGACGCGGCGGGCGTGAGCTTCCAGAAGACCGTGCTGGTGGGGGCGCGCCAGCAGGGCCGCCTGCTTGTCCGCCACGCCTACAGCTTCCATCAGAGCAGCGAGGAGGCGGGCGACTTCCTGGCGCACGCCGACCTGCAGCGGCGCAACTCGGAGTACCTGGTGGAGAACGCCCTGCACCTCCACCTCATCGTCAAGCCTGTCTACCACACCCTCATCCGGACCGCCAAGTAG
- the GPR142 gene encoding LOW QUALITY PROTEIN: probable G-protein coupled receptor 142 (The sequence of the model RefSeq protein was modified relative to this genomic sequence to represent the inferred CDS: inserted 1 base in 1 codon) — MGLEGRETGLYPCPPALPTGLPRQTLLPTLNGSGLGQEFAGPWPEIPERSPCVAGIAPVIYYSILLGLRLPVNLLTSVALARLATRTRKPSYYYLLALTSSDIVTQVVIVFVGFLLQGAVLAREVPRAVVRTANILEFAANHASVWLAVLLTVNRYSALCHPLHHRATSSPGRTCCAIATVLSVALLPGMPFYWWPDVWRDAEPPSTMDKVLKWAHCLIVYFIPCGVLLVTNSAIVFRLWQRTQGGLWPWVGKSTVILLGVTMLFGLLWAPRIFVMLYHLYVAPVHRDWRVHLALDVANMAAMLNTAVKFGLYCFVSKTFRATAREVIHDAHLPCXLVSQPEDTVVEPELKSPGLPKGAKS; from the exons ATGGGGCTTGAGGGGCGAGAGACAG GGCTCTACCCCTGCCCTCCCGCCCTCCCAACTGGCCTGCCACGACAGACCCTGCTGCCCACACTCAATGGCAGCGGGCTGGGCCAGGAGTTTGCAGGCCCCTGGCCAGAGATCCCAGAGCGGTCCCCCTGCGTGGCTGGCATCGCCCCTGTCATCTACTACAGCATCCTGCTGGGCCTGAGGCTGCCTG TCAACCTCCTGACCTCAGTGGCCCTGGCCCGCCTTGCCACCAGGACCAGGAAGCCCTCCTACTACTACCTACTGGCACTCACGTCCTCGGATATTGTCACCCAGGTGGTCATCGTGTTCGTGGGCTTCCTGCTACAGGGCGCCGTGCTGGCTCGGGAGGTGCCCCGGGCAGTGGTGCGCACGGCCAACATCCTGGAGTTTGCTGCCAACCACGCCTCCGTCTGGCTCGCCGTGCTGCTCACGGTCAACCGCTACAGCGCCCTGTGCCACCCCTTGCATCATCGGGCCACCTCGTCCCCAGGCCGTACCTGCTGTGCCATTGCCACTGTCCTCAGCGTTGCCCTGCTGCCTGGCATGCCCTTCTACTGGTGGCCGGACGTGTGGAGGGACGCAGAACCCCCCAGCACCATGGACAAGGTCCTCAAGTGGGCTCACTGCCTCATCGTCTATTTCATCCCTTGTGGCGTCCTCCTGGTCACCAACTCAGCCATCGTCTTCCGGCTATGGCAGAGGACGCAGGGTGGACTGTGGCCCTGGGTGGGCAAGAGCACAGTGATCCTCCTGGGGGTCACTATGCTCTTCGGTCTCCTCTGGGCACCCCGCATCTTCGTCATGCTCTACCACCTGTACGTGGCCCCCGTCCACCGGGACTGGAGAGTCCACCTAGCTTTGGACGTGGCCAACATGGCAGCCATGCTCAACACGGCAGTCAAATTTGGCCTCTACTGCTTTGTCAGCAAGACTTTCCGGGCCACTGCCCGAGAGGTCATCCATGATGCCCACCTGCCCT ACCTGGTGTCTCAGCCAGAGGACACGGTGGTGGAGCCTGAGCTGAAGTCCCCAGGACTTCCCAAAGGGGCAAAATCATAG